The DNA window TAAAGTCAATAAATAGTGCTCCAACTAGAGGTACTATAAAGAATGCTTTTGTTGAGAATCCATTTACAGAAGTAAATGCTTCCATGTTTGCAATTGCAGTAGGAGTAGCTCCTAATCCAAATCCACAGTGTCCAGCAGCCATAACAGCAGCGTCATATTTTGTAGCAATAAATGGAAGTCTCATAACATTGTATGTTACAAAGTATGTATAAAGCATTACAAATACTGTTTGAATAGCAAGTATAACGATCATAGGAATAGCAAGTGCTGTAAGTTCCCAAAGTTTCATTGTCATAAGTGCCATTGATAAGAATATAGAAAGTGAAATATTACCAACAACATCAATCTCTTTCATTGGAAGAGGTTTTTTCATTGAGTCACAAATATTTCTCATAAGTGCAGCAACTAACATTGGTCCAATATATGCAGGAAGAGATAATCCACCTTTCATTAACCATTGAGTATGTGCTTTTACAAATGGTGGAATGAATGCTCCAATTCCCATAGCTACAGATATAGCAACTATAGCATATAAGATTTTATCCTCAGTAATAGCTGAATCTTCTTTGTTAAGTTCATGAGTTTCAACTTCGCTTTCTTCACATTTTAAATTATGTTTTATCATAA is part of the Fusobacterium varium genome and encodes:
- the gltS gene encoding sodium/glutamate symporter, giving the protein MEMKVGMAETLAISVVLLMLGRWIKSKSPVLQKFFIPAPVVSGLIFSIFILIGRQTGAFSIAFDLTLQNFLMIAFFTTVGFMASLKLLAQGGIGVAIFLAVATVLVICQDIIGVGLAQVMGQHPLFGLVVGSVPLTGGHGTAGAFGKTIVDLGVPGADTAGIAAATFGLVMGCLIGGPVARRLMIKHNLKCEESEVETHELNKEDSAITEDKILYAIVAISVAMGIGAFIPPFVKAHTQWLMKGGLSLPAYIGPMLVAALMRNICDSMKKPLPMKEIDVVGNISLSIFLSMALMTMKLWELTALAIPMIVILAIQTVFVMLYTYFVTYNVMRLPFIATKYDAAVMAAGHCGFGLGATPTAIANMEAFTSVNGFSTKAFFIVPLVGALFIDFTNAAVITIFINMFS